One Mycoplasmopsis caviae DNA segment encodes these proteins:
- the prfA gene encoding peptide chain release factor 1, whose translation MEKNMFNSLSEIKKTYDNLVKKLDEPDVINNIKEYTKISKEVNKIKDIAQTFNKYLNLQNDYNDAKEMINSKNEEEVLFAKSIIEENEVKLSNLEEELKILILPKDENDDKNVIIEIRGAAGGDEANIFAGDLFKMYTKFTEDLDFKVKIISSSAASVGGFSQIVFSVKGDKAYSKLKFESGVHRVQRVPVTESSGRIHTSTATVTVMPEIDDSVDIDIRPQDLQIDTYRSSGAGGQSVNTTDSAVRITHLPTGIVVSSQDERSQIANRETALTVLKSKLYDLEIQKKQQEEAGYRKLAGHGDRSEKIRTYNYPQDRVTDHRIGYSTSLKQVMEGKLLSIIEALLTEEQNQKIKESGL comes from the coding sequence ATGGAAAAAAATATGTTCAATTCACTTAGTGAAATTAAAAAAACCTATGACAATTTAGTTAAAAAACTTGATGAGCCAGATGTTATAAATAATATTAAAGAATATACAAAAATTAGCAAAGAAGTTAATAAAATTAAGGATATTGCTCAAACTTTTAATAAATATTTAAACCTACAAAATGACTACAATGATGCCAAGGAAATGATTAATTCTAAAAATGAGGAAGAAGTCTTGTTTGCCAAAAGTATTATTGAAGAAAACGAAGTTAAATTAAGCAATCTTGAAGAAGAATTAAAAATTTTAATTCTTCCAAAAGATGAAAATGATGACAAAAATGTCATCATTGAAATCCGTGGTGCAGCAGGTGGAGACGAAGCAAACATTTTTGCTGGAGATCTATTTAAAATGTACACAAAGTTTACAGAAGATTTAGACTTTAAAGTTAAAATTATTTCTTCTTCAGCTGCTAGTGTTGGTGGTTTTAGTCAAATTGTTTTTAGTGTTAAAGGCGATAAAGCATACTCTAAATTAAAATTTGAAAGTGGTGTACATAGAGTTCAAAGAGTTCCCGTAACTGAAAGTTCGGGTCGTATTCACACTTCAACAGCAACTGTTACAGTTATGCCAGAAATTGATGATAGTGTTGATATTGATATTAGGCCACAAGATTTACAAATTGATACATACCGCTCATCTGGAGCTGGTGGGCAATCAGTTAATACAACTGACTCAGCCGTGCGAATAACACACTTACCAACTGGAATTGTTGTTTCTTCTCAGGATGAAAGAAGTCAAATTGCTAATAGAGAAACTGCGCTAACAGTTCTTAAAAGTAAGCTTTATGATTTAGAAATTCAAAAGAAACAACAAGAAGAAGCGGGATATAGAAAACTCGCAGGTCATGGTGATCGAAGTGAAAAAATAAGAACATATAACTATCCTCAGGATAGGGTTACTGACCACAGAATTGGTTATTCAACAAGCTTAAAACAAGTAATGGAAGGAAAACTTCTTTCAATTATAGAAGCATTACTAACAGAAGAGCAAAATCAAAAAATTAAGGAAAGTGGCCTATAA
- the prmC gene encoding peptide chain release factor N(5)-glutamine methyltransferase: MNREEALILEKKRYGLEPKISEQEYELLKQNYPIQLIMGYVEYLNTRINLRRKVLIPRYETEELVDIFLKEFAKENQEILDLCCGSGFIGLAIKKNLPSARVSLVDISEEAIKQTIENSIVNFGFNHDLKIYQSDLFTTVKEKFDIIISNPPYLDIKDQSIDLVALGFEPESALFAPQEGWYFYDKILKQYKNYLKKKGWLILEINPQHIDKWKQIEGAIIRKDINGKYRFVFIQNV, translated from the coding sequence ATGAATAGGGAAGAAGCTTTAATTTTAGAAAAAAAACGTTATGGTTTAGAGCCAAAAATAAGCGAACAAGAATATGAATTATTAAAGCAAAATTATCCTATCCAATTAATAATGGGATATGTAGAATATCTAAACACACGAATTAATTTAAGAAGAAAAGTTTTAATTCCTCGTTATGAAACTGAGGAATTAGTTGATATTTTTCTCAAAGAGTTTGCAAAAGAAAACCAAGAAATTTTAGATCTTTGTTGTGGTTCTGGTTTTATTGGTTTAGCTATTAAGAAAAACCTACCTTCGGCAAGGGTTAGTCTTGTTGATATCAGTGAAGAAGCAATCAAACAAACCATTGAGAATTCAATAGTAAATTTTGGTTTTAATCATGATTTAAAAATTTACCAAAGTGACCTTTTTACAACTGTTAAGGAAAAATTTGACATTATAATTTCAAATCCGCCTTATCTTGACATTAAAGACCAAAGTATTGATTTAGTTGCACTAGGTTTTGAACCAGAAAGCGCATTATTTGCACCACAAGAAGGTTGATATTTTTATGATAAAATCTTGAAACAATACAAGAATTATTTAAAGAAAAAAGGTTGGTTAATTCTAGAAATTAATCCACAACACATTGACAAGTGAAAACAAATTGAAGGAGCAATAATTAGAAAAGACATTAATGGTAAATATAGATTTGTATTTATTCAAAATGTTTAA
- a CDS encoding acyl carrier protein translates to MDRNKIKDIVVARLEKISKKKITPESSLEELKIDSLSLAELIYETELEFKIRIEDEALLKIKTVNNVIDTILNAKKN, encoded by the coding sequence ATGGACAGAAATAAAATTAAAGATATTGTTGTTGCTAGATTAGAAAAAATTTCTAAGAAAAAAATAACACCAGAATCATCATTGGAAGAGTTAAAGATTGACTCACTTTCATTGGCTGAATTAATTTATGAAACAGAACTCGAATTTAAAATAAGAATTGAAGACGAAGCATTATTAAAAATAAAAACAGTAAACAATGTTATTGATACAATTTTAAATGCTAAGAAAAATTAA